The region ACAACGGCCTTGTAGTCATTAACCGATTGTGCAAAACCGAAACTACCAACAAACAATAACACAAATAAAAATCTTAGCTTCATAATTATAAATATTTTTTTAGTTCTAATAAATGATTGACTTGTTTAATATTTTGTTCAACTTGAACATTACTTTCGTTAAAAAAAATGGCGTCTAAACCCGCGTCAAGGGCTCCTTGAACATCTGCATCAAATGAATCACCTATCATAATACTATGCTCTTTTTTAGCATTGGCAATGTTTAATGCATGTTCAAAAATAATAGGATTTGGCTTTTTTACTCCCGCCATCTCAGAATTAGTTACCGAATCAAAATAAATCTCCAACCTAGAATTTTTCATTTTTCTAAATTGAACGTCCGCAAAACCATTAGTAATAATATGAAGTTTATACTTCCCATTGAGATAGTCCAAAATCTCAAAAGCACCATCAAAAAGATGATTATTATCTGGTAACAACTCAATATATTCCTTAGAAATCGCTTCAATTTCCTCATCAGAAATATCATAATTTAAGGCATCAAAGGATTCTTTCAACCGCTTGTAACGCAACTCCTGATGGGTAATTTTATCGTATTGATACAATGCCCAACAGGCCTGATTGATGGGTACATATTTTTCAATAAATTCATCAATTTCAATTTCAGGATGCTTCTGTCTGAATATTTTCTCAAATGTTAATTCGGAATTTTTATCAAAATCCCAAAGTGTATGATCTAAATCAAAGAACACATCTTTTATATTACCAATTTTCATTTTATTTTTTTAGAATATTCCTTCATCAACAAAGCTAAAGTAATTATTTTCAGTAACAATCAAATGGTCCAATACTTTTATCTCTAAACTATCCCCGGCTGATTTTAACTTTTTAGTAATTTGCTTGTCGGCATCACTAGGAACCAAAGTCCCGGAAGGATGATTATGACACAAAATCAAAGCGGTAGCTCCCATTTCAAGAGCAGTTTTAAATACGAGCCTTACATCAACCAAAGTTCCGGTTATTCCGCCTTTACTTAGTTGTGATTTTGAAAGTATTTTATTCGAATTATTCAAATATACAATCCAAAATTCTTCATGTGGCAATTCCCCAATCAGCGGTTGCATAATCTCGAAAATCATCTTGCTTGAAGTAATCTTAATCAATTTAACAGCTTCTTCAGCCCTTCTTCTCCTTCCTAATTCTAAAGCAGCTATAATCGAAATGGCTTTTGCCTCGCCTATTCCTTTGAAATGCATCAGCTGAGAAACTGATAATTTCCCTAAACTATTCAAATTATTATCAACGCTGGCCAAAATCCTTTTGCTTAAATCAACTGCCGATTCGTTACGACTTCCTGAACCAATCAAAATTGCGATTAATTCAGCATCACTCAAAGCACTTTTGCCTTTCAGCATTAGTTTTTCTCGTGGCTTATCGTCTTCGGACCAATTCGCGATTGAAAAAAAGGAATTTTCAGCCATAACAATAAATTTTAGATTAGTTCATCTCAGCTCATTTAATTCGAAATCAATCCTTTCACCTCATCAAAATCCAAGCCGCCATAATTCCCAGAACTCATCAGTAATAAAGCTGAATTTTCTAGATTTTGATTAAATAAATAATCCTTGAATTCTTTTGGGTTAGTATAAATAATCAAATCTTTTCTATTGAAAGCAGTAGCAATTTGTTCATAACTCACTTCTTCCAATTGTTTTATTTTTACTGCGTCAGGCGAATAAAAAACAACCGCTTTATCAGCGTATTCCAAAGCTCCTTCATATTCTTTTAAAAACTCCGCATTTAGACTGCTATACGTATGTAATTCTAAACAAGCCACCAAAGTTCTATTTGGATATTGTTCTTTTACGGCTTTGGTCGTAGCGGAAACTTTAGATGGTGAATGTGCAAAATCTTTATAAGCAACTTTTGTTTTGCTTTCGGCAATTTTCTCCAAACGTTTAGAAGCTCCTTTAAAACTGGCAATTGCCTCATAAAAATCGGCCTCATCAACTCCCATGTTTTGGCAAATCCATTTGGCTCCAGCCAAATTATTAAGATTATGCGCCCCAAAAACTTCGATAGGCATGTCCCCTTCCGGAGTTTCTAATAAGGTTGTCCCGTCTTCTACTTTATAATTTGGTGTTTTATATCCTAATTTACGAATCGGGTTTACGGCTGCTTCAGCAACTCGTTTCACCTCCGAATCTTCTTCATTATAGACTAAAATTCCGCCATTAGTAATCTTACCAATAAAAATCTCAAACTGTTCTACATAGTTATCATAGGTGGGAAAAACATTGATATGATCCCAAGCAATGCCCGAAATTAAAGCAATATTGGGCTGATATAAATGGAATTTTGGTCTTCTATCTATTGGTGAAGACAAATATTCATCTCCTTCCAAAACGATAAAATCATTTTCTTCGGTAAGATGAACCATGGTATCAAAACCTTCTAATTGCGCTCCAACCATATAATCTACAGCAATATCGTGATAATGCATCACATGAAGAATCATCGAAGTAATGGTTGTTTTCCCGTGGGAACCGCCAATGACTACTCTGGTTTTATTTTTGGATTGTTCGTATAGAAATTCTGGATAAGAATATATTTTCAACCCTAATTCCTGAGCTTTCAATAATTCCGGATTATCGGCTTTGGCATGCATTCCTAAGATTACTGCTTCAATATCTGAGTTTATTTTTTCAGGAAACCAGCCTAATTCCACAGGAAGAATTCCTTTTTTGTCCAATCTTGATTTAGACGGCTCAAAAATAGCGTCGTCACTTCCCGTGACCTGATATCCTTTATTGTGTAATGCTAGCGCTAGATTGTGCATGGCGCTTCCTCCGATAGCGATAAAATGTGTACGCATTCTAATTTATTGGTTTATGGTTGTTGCATTCAAGATTACTACTCTATCTTGAATTTATTATTATAAGACTCTAATACTTTATTGGCTTTTTCAGGCTCTTTCATTTTGTTTTTATACAAATTAACTAGTTTTTGATAACTTTTCTTCGAACCTCCTTCAATTATTGCTTTATTGTATTGCTGCTCAGCTAGAGTATATCTTTTAAAATATTCCTCGATATGTCCCCTTGACAAATAACCATCAACGGGAGACAATCGCAATAATTCGTTAGAATATTGTATGGCTTTGGCTTCGCTACCCCCTACAATTCCAGGCAACTGAATATAAAGTTCTATCAAAGCCCAGCGCGATTCAATATGTTTTGGATCGAGACTAATGGCTTTTTCAAAAGAATCTTTAACCTCTCCAACCATACCAAGAGCCTTAAACTTATTCGATTCTTTGGCTTTCATTCCTAAGGCGCCTCCATATTTGTAATAATAATCAGCCTCTTTGGTTTTCAATTGTTTGAGTCTTTTATAATACCCAATTGCCTTGTCCCAAGATTTGTTTTTTCCGGCAATATCTCCCAAATATTCCATCGTTTTTAAATGATTTGGATTTTCATTTAAAAAAAGCTCAAAAACAGCTTCTGCCTGAGCCCATTTTTCTTCTTTAAAAAGCTTTAGCCCTTTATCAAAATTAGATTGAGACCAGGCGATTATTGGAAGAAATACCATTAAATATACAAAATGCTTCATGGTTCAAAAATAAGGAAATTTATAATTGTAATCCACTTTCGTTCCAAAAGGTTTAACAATAAAAAAGCCTCTTAACTTGTTTTCACACAAGATAAGAGGCTTTTAAAGTTTAAACCAATCGCTTATTTCACAATGGTCATTTCATCAATGATGTGTTTAGCACCAGCATATTTATCAATAATCCAAAGTACATAACGAATATCCACACTAATTGTTCTTTGCAATTTTGCGTCAAAAATAACATCACCAGCCATTGCTTCGATGTTTCCGTCAAATGCAATACCGATTAATTCTCCTTTTCCATTCAATACCGGTGAACCTGAATTTCCACCCGTGATATCATTGTCAGTCAAGAAATTTACCGGCATATAACCATCTTTATCCGCATATTGTCCAAAATCTTTGGCTTTGTTCAATTCTAACAATCGAGCCGGTAAATCAAATTCTTGGTCTCCTGCTTTATACTTTTTAACCAATCCGGTCATTGTTGTATAATTATTTACCTCAGCATCATTGCGTTTGTCTGCAGGCAAAGCACGTACTTTTCCGTAAGTCAATCTCAAAGTTGAGTTAGCGTCTGGATACTTTATCAAATTCATTTTAGATTCACGTAAACCTTCTACTAAATTACGGAATGCTTTGGCAAAATCATCATCTGATTTCAGTTGTTCTGCAGATTTAGCTCTCATTTTTACACTCAAATCATTCGAAACCACATACAAAGGATCATTTGCAATGTTTTCTGGTTTTGGATTTTTCATGAAAGCTAAAACGCTTTCTTTTGTAGCAAAAATACTTTTGGCAACAGCCTCATTTACAAAAGCCGTAAAATCACCATTATTCGCTTCTTTTAATTTCGCAACACTTTCAGGTAGTCCGTAAGCTGCCGCTTTTGAAGCATATAAATTTAATTGAGCCGTAAAAACATCTTTCTCTAGAGGAGCATAGAATTTCCCATAGGCCGCATCAATAAATTGATTCAATCTAGGTAACATTTCTGTTCTTTTGGCTTCATTTTCTTTAAAATATGCTAACATTGCATTCCCTAAATTAGCAGGAGTAGCACCATAAGTTGCCGTTCTCATTAATTGAGTTAAATAGCTGTCATGGCTCGATTTTAAATTCGTTGCCGCATAATAATTATTTATTGTTGCAATAACATTCCCAAATTTCTCTTTGTTGGCTTTTTTATTAGCCCAAGTATTGAATTTAGCTTCTTGTTTTGCTTTGGTTTTTGCTGTTCCGGCTTTGGTCAAAGCATCAATCATTCCTTGACGGTTTTTCCAATAATTAGCCGTTGAAGCATATTTAGAAGCATATTCCAGATTAACGGTTTCGTCTTTATCCATGTATGCTTTCATTCTGTCCATTCCTGTTTTTGCCCCTTCAACCCAGGCAGGATAAGCAAATTTTACGTTTTGTTCTATTCCGCCTGCTGGCATCCAACGGTTTGTACGCCCTGGATAACCCAAAATCATTGCAAAATCATTTTCCTCAACTCCTTTTAAACTTACAGGCAAATAATGCTTTGGTTGCAAAGGCACATTGTCTTTAGAGTATTCGGCCGGATTTCCATTGGCATCAGCATAAACTCTGAACATGGAGAAATCGGCTGTATGACGTGGCCATTCCCAGTTATCCGTATCTCCACCAAATTTCCCTAGACTTTCCGGAGGAGTCCCTACTAAACGAACGTCTTTGTAATCTTGGTAAACAAAATAGTAATATTCATTTCCTTGAAAGAAAGGACGAACAGAAACCGTATATTTTCCACCTTCACTATTCTCTTTTTCAATCAAAGCCATTTCTTGTTGAATCGCTTTGTTTCTTTCTGCCTCCGTCATTTTATCATTTACTTTAGATAAAATTCTTTTGGAAACATCGTCCATGCGAACGAAAAAACGAACAAATAGAGATTTAGGTTTCATTTCGGCACTTTTATCTTTAGCCCAAAAACCATTTTTTAAATAATTTTGTTCCTCAGACGAAAGCTCAGCTATCGCGTCGTAACCACAGTGATGGTTCGTTAAGACTAATCCTTCTTTGGAAACAATTTCGGCTGTACAACCACCGTTGAATTGAACCACGGCGTCTTTCAAACTATGGTTATTGATACTGTAAATTTCTTCGGCTGTCAGTTGCAAGCCCATTTTTTCCATATCTCTATGGTTTAATCTTTCGATAAACATCAAAAACCACATCCCCTCGTCTGCTTTCACAGGGAAAGTCATCAAGCACATTGTTAAGAATAAAATTATTTTTTTCATAATTCAAATATTTTTTTTGTGGTGCGAATATAAATCATTTTCTCAATTTTATAATCTATTCTCTTTAAAAAGCACCAGCAAACTTGTCGTTTTTAACTTAATTTTAGGGATTTAACAAATTCAACCCTAAAAAAAAGGTGCTCTATCTCTAGAACACCTTTTGTGTGAAAAATTTTATTTTCTAATCATTCAACATTTTCCATAATTTATCTTTCAATTCTGTCAAACCTTGTTGAGAGACAGATGAAATAAACATATAAGGAACATCTTTGAAAGCAACATCTAGCTCTGCTTTTAATTCCGCTTTTAGTTCATCATCCAGCATATCGCATTTTGATATTACCAACAAACGTTCTTTGTCCAGCATTTCCGGATTGTATTTGGTCAGTTCGTTTACCAAAATATCGTACTCTGCTTTTATATCTGGTGTATCAACAGGAACCAAAAATAACAAAGTCGAGTTGCGTTCAATGTGGCGCAAGAAATAATGTCCTAAACCTTTTCCTTCAGCGGCTCCTTCAATAATTCCGGGAATATCAGCAATTACAAAAGATTGAAAATCTCTATAAGCTACAATACCAAGATTTGGTTTTAAAGTCGTAAACGGATAATCGGCAATCTTTGGTTTGGCAGAGGTCAACACAGATAGAAGTGTTGATTTACCCGCATTTGGAAAACCGACCAAACCTACGTCGGCAAGTACTTTCAATTCTAAAATCACATCCATCTCCGTTCCTGGCAATCCTGGCTGGGAATAACGTGGCGTTTGATTGGTTGAACTTCTAAAATGCCAGTTTCCTAAGCCTCCTTTTCCTCCTTTAGAAAGGATTCTTTTTTCGCCATGTTCCGTAATTTCAAACAAGATTTCTCCCGTTTCCTTATCTTTTACAACAGTACCTAGCGGCACTTCGATGTATTTATCTTCACCATCAGCTCCTGTACTTCTGTCACCACCACCGTCACCACCGTGACCAGCTTTGATATGTCGCGCGAATTTAAGATGAAATAATGTCCAAAGTCCTTTGTTCCCTACAAGGTACACATGTCCTCCACGTCCACCATCTCCACCATCAGGCCCCCCTTTTTCAATAAATTTTTCTCTATGCAAATGCGTAGATCCTTTTCCACCTTTTCCAGATGAAACAAATATTTTTACATAATCTACAAAATTCCCTTCAGTCATTTTCTTTTGTTTAAAAGCTTAAAAATTTACTAATTTAAAGCTTTGGCAAAACCAGCTTTAAACTTTAAATCATAAACCAAATTCTATTTTCGCAATGATTTTACCATTACTTTATCAATCTTCACGCCATCCATATCAATGACTTCTAACTCAAATTTATGCCAAATCAATTTTTCTCCTTGTTTTGGAATATGAGATAGCTCTGTCATTATCAAACCACTAACTGTAGTGACTTCGTAATCATTTATTAATTCGTCCAATTCAAAATAAGTCAAGAAATCGTGTAGAGAATAATGCCCGTCAACCAGCCAGGTACCATCTTCTCTTTCGACCAACTTAAAATCTTCCTTGTAAAAATCAGATGCATTACCGACTAAGGCTTCAAGGATATCATTCAAAGTAATTACCCCCTGGAAAACCCCGTATTCATCCGATACAAAAGCATAATGAATCCCTGTTTCTTTAAATCTTTCCAAAGCCTTATATGCGGTAGTATATTCCATCATAAAAGGAGCTTCGGTCATCATATCGGCCAAATTAAATTCCTTATTTTCAAAATTGGCAAAAATATGCTTCAGATTGACCACCCCAACGATGTCATCAAAATTATCCCTGTACACTGGATAAATTGAATGCAATTCTTTAAGCATCGTATCCCTAACCTCTTCTTTACCAGAATGCAAAGGTAAAAAAACCACTGATTTTCTATGAGTCATCAATGAATTTATTTTCCTGTCGCCAATATGAAAAACGCGTTCTACAATATCTTGCTCAATTTCCTGAACTTCTCCTACTTCGGTACCTTCTCTGATTATGGCTTTTATTTCCTCTTCGGTTACCTTTCCATCAGCAGTAGGCTTGATTTGCATGATATTCAACAAGAACTCCGTAGAATGTGTTAGCATCCATATAAAAGGAGCGGTTACAATCGAAACTATTTTCATTGGCATGGCGACTGCTTTAGCAATAGCTTCAGGATAATTTAGACCAATTCTCTTGGGTAACAATTCTCCTAAAACCAATGAAAAAAATGTCAATACAACCACAACTATTCCTACAGCAATAGTATTAGCAAAAGGTTTTAAAATTCCAAATGTCGCTATAAATGTCTCTACATTGGTGGTTATTTTATCGCCACTGTAAATCCCTGTCAGAATCCCAATTAAAGTTATTCCAATTTGAACTGTGGATAAAAACTTATTAGGAGAATTCGCTAAATCCAAAGCTATTTCAGCGTTCTTATTCCCTTTTTTGGCAGCATTTTCTAATCGGTTTTTTCTTGCCGAAATCAAAGCGATTTCTGACATGGAGAAAACCCCATTCAATAGAATTAGAAAAAGTATTATTAGTATTTCCATTTTCTTGTTTAAGGTCTAAAGTTTAAAGCTTAATGCTACCGAAGGCAGCTCTAAACTTTAAACATCAAACAATTTTTTTTAACTTATAAATTATCAATAACTGAACTCAATCGCTCAGTAATTTCTTGAATAGACCCTATACCATTGACAGCATAAAACTTCCCTTGCTCTTTATAATAGCCCATTAATGGAGCGGTTTTCTCGTTGTATTCTTGGTATCTGTTGCGAATTTTATCTTCGTCCTGATCATCAGCTCTACCAGAAGTTTTTCCTCTTTCCAGCAGTCTCGCCACAAGAATCTCATCATCAGCCTCTAAGGCAATCGTTGCCGTAATCACTTCCTTTTTTGTTGCTAAAAAAGCGTCTAAAGCTTGCGCCTGTGCAATTGTTCTAGGAAATCCATCAAATAAAAAACCTGCTGAATCAGGGTTTTTATCAACCTCGCTTTGCAACATTTTAATGGTTACTTCATCCGGAACCAGATCCCCTTTATCAATAAAAGTCTGTGCTAGTTTGCCCAATTCAGTTTCATTTTTGATATTGAATCTAAAAATATCCCCTGTTGAAAGGTGTGTTAATTTATATTTTTCTTTTAAAAACTCTGCTTGAGTTCCTTTTCCTGCTCCTGGTTTTCCAAATAAAACAATGTTAATCATAATCTGTGTTGCCTAGTTATTCTTTTAGTTTATATACTTCTGGTAAATTTCTGCCCAAACCATCATAGTCCAGTCCAAAACCTACAATAAATTTATTCGGAATCCTGATTCCGATATAATCTATTTTTATATCTTTTTTATAAGCTTCCGGTTTAAAAAACAGTGTAGCTATTTTAAAATGTTTTACATTTTGTTTTTTAAACAACTCTTTTAGTTCTACCAAAGTATTTCCTGTATCCACAATATCCTCAATGACAATTACAGATCTACCAGTTAAATCCTGATTTAAACCAATCAATTGTTTCACTTCATTTGTTGAAGACGTACCCTGGTAAGAAGTCATTTTTATAAAACTTACTTCGCAAGGCTTTTTATAGTTCTTCAAAAAATCAGAAACCACCATAAAAGAGCCATTTAAAACTCCCACAAATACTGGCACCTCATCGGCAAAATCATCTTCGACCTGCTTTACCATTTTTGTTATAGCAAACTCTATCTCTTTGGCAGAGATAAACGGAACAAATTGTTTATCGTGAAGTTGAATCATTATTTTCTTATTTTAAAATAATTGCCAAAGATACAGAATTCACTTTTTACAATTGTCAATTAGTCATTAATTTGTATTTTTAAATCGTAATGACAAAAGGAATGGCTCAAAACCTAGATCAAAAAATAGCGAACAGCAGTGCTTATAGGAAAAGTAGAGAAGAGAATTCACAATACATATTTGACAATCCTCAATTATTTCCAGAACTAGTTTACTATGCTTTAAATTCAAAGAAAAAAGATCACTATAAAGCCTGTTGGATTCTTGAATTGGTCTTAGAAAAAAAACCTCACTTATTAGTCCCATTTCTAAGCATTTTCTGCGACAACCTTCCTGCGATAACTAATCTTGGAGCTCTTAGATCTCTTTCAAAAATCTGTCTTTTTCTAACCAAAAGCATTTCTTTGTCTCCAAACCAAGAGAATAAAATCACCGAATCTTGTTTGGACTGGCTAATCCTAGAAAATGTAAAAGTGGCTACAAAAGCATATTCCATTCGTACCTTATTTGAATTAGGCAAGAACCAAGACTGGATTTACCCCGAATTAAAGAGAATAGTAGAAGATGATTACACCAAATATTCGGCAGCTTACAAGGCGGTTACGCGGGAAATTTTAAAGAAAATAAAATAGCATTTCCCTATTAAAGCATTATAAAGTATCTTTGCTTTTCATAAACTTTCAACACATGAATTATTTTTCTTCTGATTTTAAATTAGGAATTCTAGGCGGTGGACAATTGGGTAAAATGCTTTTGTTTGACACCAGAAAATTTGACATACAAACCTATGTTTTGGACCCGAGCGATGAAGCGCCTTGCAAAATTGCCTGCAATCAATTCTTCAAAGGAGATTTGATGGACTTTGAAACCGTTTACAATTTTGGAAAACTGGTCGACGTTTTGACTTTCGAAATTGAACTGGTGAATCTTGAAGCCTTAGAAAAATTAGAAAACGAAGGTTTGAAGGTCTATCCTTCGCCTAAAACGTTGAAATTAATTCAAAATAAAGGCACCCAAAAGGATTTTTATACAGAACACGCTATTCCAACAGCAAACTACAAACGATTCAAAGACATCAAAAGCTTAGTCTTGGCCATTCTTGAATCTAAGATCGAATTGCCTTTTGTATGGAAATGCACCGAATTTGGGTACGATGGAAATGGCGTAAAAGTCATCAGACAGGTCTCTGATTTAGACAATTTAGCCAATGTAGAATGCATTGCCGAAGAAATGGTTCCGTTCAAAAATGAATTGGCAGTTATCGTTTGCCGCAATCCTTCTGGCGATATGAAAACCTACCCAGTTGTAGAAATGGAGTTTCATCCCGAAGCAAACCAAGTCGAATATGTGATTTGTCCTGCTCGTATTGATGATCACGTAGCCGAAAAAGCAAGAGCCATCGCCTTAAAAGTTTCCGAAAAATTCAATCATGTTGGACTTCTTGCTGTTGAAATGTTCCAAACAGAAGGCGACGAAATCCTGATCAACGAAGTTGCACCGCGTCCGCACAATTCCGGACATTATTCCATTGAAGCCAGTTACACTTCCCAATTCGAAAATCATTTGCGCGCCATCCTTGATTTACCTTTAGGAAATACTGAAAGTAAGGTGGCCGGAATTATGGTAAATTTAGTCGGTGAAGAAGGTTTTTCCGGCGACGTAGTTTATGAAAATATCGAAAAAATATTAGGTTGGAATGGTGTTACGCCACATATTTATGGCAAAAAGCAAACGCGCCCTTTCAGAAAAATGGGACATGTAACCATCGTAAATTCTGATATTGCAGAAGCAAGACGAATTGCAGAAGACGTAAAAAACACGATAAGAGTAATCAGTGGTCAGTAAGCAGTGGTCAGTTGCAGTTTTCAGTTGTCATTGGATAACTTTAAACTTTTAAACCTTAAACTTAAACTTTAAACAAAATGAAAGTAGCCGTAATCATGGGAAGCATATCTGATATGCCCGTAATGCAAGAAGCCATAGACATCCTAAAAGGATTTGATATAGAAACCGAAGTCGACATTGTATCGGCACACAGAACGCCCGAAAAATTGTTCGATTTCAGTCAAAACGCCCACACTCGCGGTATTTCGGTAATTATTGCCGGAGCCGGCGGAGCAGCACATTTACCGGGAATGGTCGCCTCCATGTCGCCACTTCCTGTAATTGGAGTACCGGTAAAATCAAGTAATTCCATCGATGGCTGGGACAGTGTCTTGTCAATTTTACAAATGCCCGGTGGCGTTCCCGTTGCAACAGTTGCGTTAAACGGAGCCAAAAATGCCGGAATCTTAGCTGCCCAAATCATTGGAAGTCACGACAAGGTTATTTTAGACAAAATGATACAATATAAATTAGGACTCAAAGACGCAGTAATAATTGCTTCTGAAAGTTTGCTTAAAAAATAAAGTATTAAACATTTAGAAATTAAAACCCATTAAGGAGTTTAGAAAATTAGCATCACTTAATTCTCTAAACTCCTTAATGATTTAAAATCACATCAGACAATGAATATCTTAACAACAGCATTCGTTACAAAATACAATACGGCTCCTTTTTCGAAAATAAAAAACGAAGATTACCTTCCTGCATTTATAGAAGCAATCGCATTGGCTAAAGCCGAAATTGATGCCATTGCAAACAATCCGGAAGCACCTACATTCGAAAACACCATTGAAGCTTTGGATTTCAGCGGTTATACCTTGGATCGAATTTCAAGTATTTTTTTTAATCTGAATTCGGCAGAAACCAATGACGAAATTCAGAAAA is a window of Flavobacterium acetivorans DNA encoding:
- a CDS encoding UDP-N-acetylmuramate--L-alanine ligase; amino-acid sequence: MRTHFIAIGGSAMHNLALALHNKGYQVTGSDDAIFEPSKSRLDKKGILPVELGWFPEKINSDIEAVILGMHAKADNPELLKAQELGLKIYSYPEFLYEQSKNKTRVVIGGSHGKTTITSMILHVMHYHDIAVDYMVGAQLEGFDTMVHLTEENDFIVLEGDEYLSSPIDRRPKFHLYQPNIALISGIAWDHINVFPTYDNYVEQFEIFIGKITNGGILVYNEEDSEVKRVAEAAVNPIRKLGYKTPNYKVEDGTTLLETPEGDMPIEVFGAHNLNNLAGAKWICQNMGVDEADFYEAIASFKGASKRLEKIAESKTKVAYKDFAHSPSKVSATTKAVKEQYPNRTLVACLELHTYSSLNAEFLKEYEGALEYADKAVVFYSPDAVKIKQLEEVSYEQIATAFNRKDLIIYTNPKEFKDYLFNQNLENSALLLMSSGNYGGLDFDEVKGLISN
- the radC gene encoding RadC family protein, yielding MAENSFFSIANWSEDDKPREKLMLKGKSALSDAELIAILIGSGSRNESAVDLSKRILASVDNNLNSLGKLSVSQLMHFKGIGEAKAISIIAALELGRRRRAEEAVKLIKITSSKMIFEIMQPLIGELPHEEFWIVYLNNSNKILSKSQLSKGGITGTLVDVRLVFKTALEMGATALILCHNHPSGTLVPSDADKQITKKLKSAGDSLEIKVLDHLIVTENNYFSFVDEGIF
- a CDS encoding YjjG family noncanonical pyrimidine nucleotidase; translated protein: MKIGNIKDVFFDLDHTLWDFDKNSELTFEKIFRQKHPEIEIDEFIEKYVPINQACWALYQYDKITHQELRYKRLKESFDALNYDISDEEIEAISKEYIELLPDNNHLFDGAFEILDYLNGKYKLHIITNGFADVQFRKMKNSRLEIYFDSVTNSEMAGVKKPNPIIFEHALNIANAKKEHSIMIGDSFDADVQGALDAGLDAIFFNESNVQVEQNIKQVNHLLELKKYL
- a CDS encoding adenylate kinase, whose product is MINIVLFGKPGAGKGTQAEFLKEKYKLTHLSTGDIFRFNIKNETELGKLAQTFIDKGDLVPDEVTIKMLQSEVDKNPDSAGFLFDGFPRTIAQAQALDAFLATKKEVITATIALEADDEILVARLLERGKTSGRADDQDEDKIRNRYQEYNEKTAPLMGYYKEQGKFYAVNGIGSIQEITERLSSVIDNL
- a CDS encoding tetratricopeptide repeat protein, which gives rise to MKHFVYLMVFLPIIAWSQSNFDKGLKLFKEEKWAQAEAVFELFLNENPNHLKTMEYLGDIAGKNKSWDKAIGYYKRLKQLKTKEADYYYKYGGALGMKAKESNKFKALGMVGEVKDSFEKAISLDPKHIESRWALIELYIQLPGIVGGSEAKAIQYSNELLRLSPVDGYLSRGHIEEYFKRYTLAEQQYNKAIIEGGSKKSYQKLVNLYKNKMKEPEKANKVLESYNNKFKIE
- a CDS encoding hemolysin family protein, which codes for MSEIALISARKNRLENAAKKGNKNAEIALDLANSPNKFLSTVQIGITLIGILTGIYSGDKITTNVETFIATFGILKPFANTIAVGIVVVVLTFFSLVLGELLPKRIGLNYPEAIAKAVAMPMKIVSIVTAPFIWMLTHSTEFLLNIMQIKPTADGKVTEEEIKAIIREGTEVGEVQEIEQDIVERVFHIGDRKINSLMTHRKSVVFLPLHSGKEEVRDTMLKELHSIYPVYRDNFDDIVGVVNLKHIFANFENKEFNLADMMTEAPFMMEYTTAYKALERFKETGIHYAFVSDEYGVFQGVITLNDILEALVGNASDFYKEDFKLVEREDGTWLVDGHYSLHDFLTYFELDELINDYEVTTVSGLIMTELSHIPKQGEKLIWHKFELEVIDMDGVKIDKVMVKSLRK
- the obgE gene encoding GTPase ObgE, which encodes MTEGNFVDYVKIFVSSGKGGKGSTHLHREKFIEKGGPDGGDGGRGGHVYLVGNKGLWTLFHLKFARHIKAGHGGDGGGDRSTGADGEDKYIEVPLGTVVKDKETGEILFEITEHGEKRILSKGGKGGLGNWHFRSSTNQTPRYSQPGLPGTEMDVILELKVLADVGLVGFPNAGKSTLLSVLTSAKPKIADYPFTTLKPNLGIVAYRDFQSFVIADIPGIIEGAAEGKGLGHYFLRHIERNSTLLFLVPVDTPDIKAEYDILVNELTKYNPEMLDKERLLVISKCDMLDDELKAELKAELDVAFKDVPYMFISSVSQQGLTELKDKLWKMLND
- the hpt gene encoding hypoxanthine phosphoribosyltransferase, whose translation is MIQLHDKQFVPFISAKEIEFAITKMVKQVEDDFADEVPVFVGVLNGSFMVVSDFLKNYKKPCEVSFIKMTSYQGTSSTNEVKQLIGLNQDLTGRSVIVIEDIVDTGNTLVELKELFKKQNVKHFKIATLFFKPEAYKKDIKIDYIGIRIPNKFIVGFGLDYDGLGRNLPEVYKLKE
- a CDS encoding S46 family peptidase, which gives rise to MKKIILFLTMCLMTFPVKADEGMWFLMFIERLNHRDMEKMGLQLTAEEIYSINNHSLKDAVVQFNGGCTAEIVSKEGLVLTNHHCGYDAIAELSSEEQNYLKNGFWAKDKSAEMKPKSLFVRFFVRMDDVSKRILSKVNDKMTEAERNKAIQQEMALIEKENSEGGKYTVSVRPFFQGNEYYYFVYQDYKDVRLVGTPPESLGKFGGDTDNWEWPRHTADFSMFRVYADANGNPAEYSKDNVPLQPKHYLPVSLKGVEENDFAMILGYPGRTNRWMPAGGIEQNVKFAYPAWVEGAKTGMDRMKAYMDKDETVNLEYASKYASTANYWKNRQGMIDALTKAGTAKTKAKQEAKFNTWANKKANKEKFGNVIATINNYYAATNLKSSHDSYLTQLMRTATYGATPANLGNAMLAYFKENEAKRTEMLPRLNQFIDAAYGKFYAPLEKDVFTAQLNLYASKAAAYGLPESVAKLKEANNGDFTAFVNEAVAKSIFATKESVLAFMKNPKPENIANDPLYVVSNDLSVKMRAKSAEQLKSDDDFAKAFRNLVEGLRESKMNLIKYPDANSTLRLTYGKVRALPADKRNDAEVNNYTTMTGLVKKYKAGDQEFDLPARLLELNKAKDFGQYADKDGYMPVNFLTDNDITGGNSGSPVLNGKGELIGIAFDGNIEAMAGDVIFDAKLQRTISVDIRYVLWIIDKYAGAKHIIDEMTIVK